A section of the Hirschia baltica ATCC 49814 genome encodes:
- a CDS encoding helicase-related protein produces MTLGIKNVRAVLGPTNTGKTHLAVERMVAHESGMIGLPLRLLAREVYDKLVKIKGERLVALVTGEERIIPKNARYYACTVEAMPLSIPVSFLAIDEIQIARDPDRGHVFTDRILHARGQHETMLLGAETMRPVLNALDLHVDAEHRERFSELNYTGPIKITKLPKRTAIVAFSTEEVYSIAELLRRQRGGSAVVMGALSPRTRNAQVELYQSGEVDYLVATDAIGMGLNLDVSHIAFASRRKFDGHRSRFLRADEAAQIAGRAGRFRDDGTFGETSDCFLFEEEDIQRVENHTFDPIDFLSWRNSRLNYSSLEALSDSLHKPATHRRLKRCPDALDEITFQALRGDSEIKDLVKSQEHVRRLWDLCTLPDFRKHGPDAHVRLVQSFAEKLINPNARLQDTWINKQLERIDNIEGDIDALQARLASIRTWTYAANRPDWIQHIKVWQSRTRDIEDRLSDALHERLVEKFVDRRTSALLKSLNSEEAMDAGVGLDGEVVVEGHNVGKLDGLTFTPAVTSQTLEGRAVRNAAFKALKTVIEDKLNAISTAGDGNFSILDDYRITFQGQTIGKAVVGSHWLAPSADLIGAPDAETAIRAQAENRIRKWLLDHTKEVLKPLFDLQATLKSGRLTGLARGVAHQLVDAGAAIDRRKDEVASSLSRDDRAALKEVGVRTGRIAAYMPGLLKPAQADLCLKLRALGTDYAPMKPPSSASFKTEKGWNRANLEAAGYIRLGPRAVRADMAERLSWTLGQERKKSETSTFAIPPEHAALVGSPADDFVEILKAMGLMPAQKNKETGAIELWRFASKQRQHEKKKQAAAAPTAKQVKAMEDSPFAALAALTMPKAEDAPAKPKKKRKKKKAKPAAATEAKADTTPSNGEDASEQTQTVEQVVEAEASAAAKPDETETKNIEA; encoded by the coding sequence ATGACCTTAGGGATAAAGAATGTCCGCGCGGTTTTGGGGCCAACCAATACAGGAAAAACCCATCTAGCCGTTGAGCGAATGGTCGCGCATGAAAGCGGGATGATTGGCCTACCTTTACGTCTTCTTGCGCGCGAAGTTTACGATAAATTGGTCAAGATCAAAGGCGAACGCCTCGTTGCGCTGGTGACAGGTGAAGAGCGCATTATCCCCAAAAATGCACGCTATTATGCCTGCACTGTCGAGGCTATGCCACTTTCTATCCCCGTCTCTTTTCTCGCGATTGATGAAATTCAGATCGCACGTGACCCAGATCGCGGTCATGTTTTCACTGACAGAATATTACACGCCCGAGGCCAGCATGAAACAATGCTATTGGGTGCAGAAACCATGCGTCCAGTGCTCAATGCATTGGACCTCCATGTTGATGCTGAACATAGAGAGCGCTTCTCTGAGCTTAATTATACTGGCCCAATCAAGATTACAAAACTGCCTAAAAGAACGGCAATTGTCGCATTTTCGACAGAGGAAGTGTACTCCATTGCCGAGTTATTGCGTCGCCAGCGTGGAGGTTCTGCTGTTGTAATGGGTGCTTTGTCACCACGTACACGCAATGCACAGGTAGAATTGTATCAATCTGGTGAAGTAGACTATCTGGTTGCAACAGATGCAATCGGCATGGGCTTGAACTTGGATGTCTCGCACATCGCTTTTGCGAGTCGCCGAAAATTTGACGGTCATCGCAGTCGTTTTCTTAGAGCAGATGAAGCAGCACAAATTGCTGGTCGCGCAGGTCGCTTTCGGGATGATGGTACATTTGGCGAAACCAGCGATTGTTTCTTATTTGAAGAAGAAGATATCCAACGGGTTGAGAATCACACTTTTGATCCAATTGATTTTCTCTCATGGCGTAATTCAAGGCTCAATTATTCGTCCCTAGAAGCGCTATCAGACAGCTTGCACAAACCAGCCACACATCGCCGTTTAAAACGCTGTCCAGATGCGCTGGATGAAATTACATTTCAGGCCTTGCGCGGCGACAGTGAGATAAAAGACCTCGTTAAAAGTCAAGAACATGTTCGCCGGCTCTGGGATTTATGCACTCTGCCTGATTTCAGAAAACACGGACCTGACGCCCATGTAAGGTTGGTTCAATCTTTTGCAGAAAAATTGATAAACCCGAATGCGCGCCTTCAAGATACGTGGATTAACAAGCAATTAGAGCGCATAGACAACATAGAAGGCGACATAGATGCATTGCAGGCAAGGCTTGCATCTATTCGCACTTGGACTTATGCAGCCAATCGGCCAGACTGGATCCAACACATAAAAGTTTGGCAATCTCGCACGAGAGACATTGAGGATAGGCTATCAGATGCGCTACATGAGCGTCTGGTAGAGAAATTTGTAGACCGTCGTACCTCGGCGCTATTAAAAAGCTTGAACTCGGAGGAAGCTATGGACGCAGGCGTCGGCCTTGATGGAGAAGTTGTTGTGGAAGGTCACAATGTCGGGAAGCTGGATGGACTCACATTCACCCCTGCAGTGACGAGCCAGACGCTAGAAGGCCGCGCTGTGCGCAACGCCGCATTTAAAGCTCTTAAAACAGTGATTGAAGATAAGCTGAATGCTATTAGCACAGCTGGAGACGGTAATTTCTCAATTCTTGATGACTACCGGATCACATTCCAGGGGCAAACAATTGGTAAAGCTGTTGTCGGCAGCCATTGGCTCGCTCCGAGTGCAGACCTTATCGGTGCACCTGATGCTGAAACCGCAATCCGCGCTCAAGCAGAAAACCGCATTCGTAAATGGCTGTTAGATCACACAAAAGAAGTTTTAAAACCGCTTTTCGATTTACAGGCCACATTAAAATCTGGCCGCCTTACAGGTTTAGCGCGCGGCGTTGCACACCAGCTCGTTGATGCAGGTGCCGCGATTGACCGACGCAAGGATGAAGTGGCCTCATCTCTTTCACGCGATGACCGCGCTGCCTTAAAAGAAGTCGGCGTGCGTACAGGCCGTATTGCTGCTTATATGCCGGGCCTTTTAAAACCTGCTCAAGCTGACCTTTGTTTGAAGCTTCGTGCTTTGGGCACTGACTATGCGCCAATGAAGCCGCCGTCTTCAGCGTCTTTCAAAACTGAAAAAGGCTGGAACCGCGCAAACCTTGAAGCAGCTGGTTATATCCGCCTTGGGCCGCGTGCCGTGCGTGCTGATATGGCTGAACGCTTATCATGGACACTGGGGCAAGAACGCAAAAAGTCTGAAACATCAACTTTTGCAATTCCCCCAGAGCATGCTGCTTTGGTCGGATCACCAGCAGATGATTTCGTTGAAATCCTCAAAGCTATGGGCCTAATGCCTGCGCAAAAGAACAAAGAAACCGGCGCGATCGAATTATGGCGTTTTGCATCAAAACAGCGCCAGCATGAGAAGAAAAAACAAGCCGCAGCTGCACCAACAGCTAAGCAAGTCAAAGCAATGGAAGACAGTCCCTTTGCAGCTCTTGCCGCTTTAACAATGCCAAAAGCAGAAGATGCTCCAGCCAAGCCTAAAAAGAAACGCAAAAAGAAAAAAGCAAAGCCAGCAGCAGCAACTGAAGCAAAAGCCGACACGACACCATCAAATGGTGAGGATGCTTCAGAACAAACACAAACTGTTGAACAAGTTGTTGAAGCTGAAGCATCTGCAGCGGCAAAACCTGATGAAACTGAAACAAAGAACATTGAAGCCTAG
- a CDS encoding DUF3108 domain-containing protein, whose amino-acid sequence MSRLKTILRTSLISTGLLVWAGISATASPELKTVKNTETHDFVRPIDTIQNGKARKFVVEMEAFVPPTNWLPQIKGGKATISAEVYPDKYNIHTRASVAGIVDWFVNYSSTLISNGDITDTGLQLRHYFAKDDEGRKNRSTEITHDGKTVKVNVIPEHGDLGDPAATLEQKLEAVDPISGLLQLALAPKAASDVPCSGVARVFDGKGRYNIHLENGRHVESIDLKGWKGPAYVCQVRYEELAGYKKKTPEQRAKEAKDIRWISMVLADMGPGELRVPIQIEARSEKRGKITVEAKKITYLPLEMDQADASDTNQSDQG is encoded by the coding sequence ATGTCTCGTTTAAAAACCATTTTGCGCACAAGCTTAATCTCAACTGGATTACTAGTTTGGGCAGGCATATCTGCGACAGCTTCACCTGAATTGAAGACAGTCAAAAATACCGAGACACATGATTTTGTTCGCCCAATTGATACAATTCAAAACGGTAAAGCGCGCAAATTCGTTGTCGAAATGGAAGCTTTTGTCCCTCCAACGAACTGGCTGCCTCAAATTAAAGGCGGTAAGGCAACAATTTCAGCTGAAGTTTATCCAGACAAATATAACATCCACACCCGTGCTAGTGTTGCTGGCATTGTTGATTGGTTTGTCAATTATTCTTCTACGCTCATTTCAAATGGTGACATCACAGATACAGGCCTCCAACTGCGGCACTATTTTGCTAAAGATGATGAGGGACGGAAAAACCGTTCAACCGAAATCACGCATGATGGCAAAACTGTAAAAGTAAATGTCATCCCCGAGCATGGTGACCTTGGAGACCCTGCTGCAACGCTAGAGCAAAAGCTTGAAGCCGTAGACCCAATTTCTGGCCTTCTCCAGCTTGCACTTGCGCCAAAGGCTGCTTCAGATGTGCCATGCAGCGGCGTTGCGCGTGTATTTGACGGTAAAGGCAGATACAACATCCATCTTGAAAATGGTCGGCATGTCGAAAGCATTGACCTTAAAGGATGGAAAGGCCCAGCCTATGTTTGCCAAGTTCGATACGAAGAACTAGCTGGTTATAAAAAGAAGACACCAGAACAACGTGCTAAAGAAGCAAAAGACATACGTTGGATATCAATGGTTCTAGCAGATATGGGACCAGGTGAATTGCGTGTACCCATTCAAATTGAGGCACGTTCAGAAAAACGCGGCAAGATTACTGTAGAAGCTAAAAAGATCACTTATCTTCCCCTAGAAATGGATCAAGCTGATGCATCCGATACAAACCAATCAGATCAAGGCTAA
- the rpmB gene encoding 50S ribosomal protein L28, translated as MSRECELTGKKPITGNNVSHSNLRTKRRFLPNLVKVSLRSEALGQEFKLRIAASALRTVDKRGGLDAFLAKETEEKLSAKAAKIKRDIAKKVAEEAAA; from the coding sequence ATGTCACGCGAATGCGAGCTTACAGGCAAGAAGCCAATCACAGGCAACAACGTTAGTCACTCTAACTTGAGAACTAAGCGTCGTTTTTTGCCAAACTTGGTAAAAGTATCTTTGCGCTCTGAAGCTCTTGGACAAGAGTTCAAGCTTCGTATCGCTGCTTCAGCGTTGCGTACTGTAGACAAGCGCGGTGGCCTTGATGCTTTCCTTGCAAAGGAAACAGAAGAAAAGCTTAGCGCAAAAGCAGCTAAAATTAAGCGCGACATCGCGAAAAAAGTAGCTGAAGAAGCTGCTGCTTAA
- a CDS encoding amidohydrolase family protein, which produces MSILQRMTQLITVLVAVFYISACSGEKRPDTIYIGGRIYTGNPEAPIAEAVGTIKARIVYVGDANGIVGDTHPTTKLVDLNGQVMYPGLINTHTGALVEGLDDTAGSQIEAAAIEYAKMGWTTLHAFNVVPENVRIMEDLAMSGKLPVRIYNVLNQAGFESLVSYGPGVSPGGLVETRTVLIDTAQPFDQFVETGETPSLEEAMKLALKSHVQLVFKVQTIEFDQLLDNIEIAFHDALPDADPRWRILADDALSPALIERAKSLGLEVERSGELKFEDIFSKDTKLENYTTGAAYVGFRQDMIGSIEVGKLADFTIMNGDLFAAASESDAANDIRPVMTIIGGAQAWPRPEKSLPVFGQ; this is translated from the coding sequence ATGAGTATTCTTCAACGTATGACCCAATTGATTACGGTTCTTGTAGCTGTTTTCTATATCTCGGCCTGTAGTGGAGAAAAGCGCCCAGACACTATTTATATTGGCGGAAGGATTTACACAGGTAACCCTGAAGCACCTATTGCTGAAGCTGTCGGGACGATTAAAGCGCGCATTGTGTATGTTGGTGATGCCAATGGTATTGTTGGTGATACACATCCCACAACAAAGCTGGTCGATTTGAACGGGCAGGTCATGTACCCTGGGCTAATCAACACGCATACAGGTGCGCTTGTTGAAGGTTTAGACGATACGGCAGGTAGCCAGATTGAAGCAGCCGCAATTGAGTATGCCAAAATGGGCTGGACAACCCTTCATGCATTCAATGTGGTGCCAGAGAATGTGCGTATAATGGAAGATTTGGCGATGTCTGGTAAATTACCCGTGCGCATTTACAATGTGCTCAATCAGGCTGGCTTTGAAAGCCTTGTTTCTTATGGGCCGGGAGTGTCTCCAGGTGGATTAGTGGAAACGCGGACAGTGCTCATTGATACCGCCCAACCATTTGACCAGTTTGTAGAGACGGGTGAGACACCTAGTTTGGAAGAAGCAATGAAGCTTGCCTTGAAAAGTCATGTGCAATTGGTTTTTAAAGTCCAAACCATTGAGTTTGATCAGTTGCTAGATAATATTGAAATCGCTTTTCATGATGCATTGCCTGACGCTGATCCGCGTTGGCGTATTCTTGCGGATGACGCGTTATCGCCGGCATTGATTGAGCGCGCAAAAAGCTTGGGGCTTGAGGTTGAGCGCAGCGGTGAACTGAAATTTGAAGACATTTTTAGCAAAGACACAAAGCTGGAAAACTATACAACAGGCGCCGCTTATGTTGGTTTTCGTCAAGATATGATCGGGTCAATAGAGGTCGGTAAGCTTGCCGACTTCACAATTATGAATGGAGATTTGTTTGCTGCGGCATCCGAATCTGATGCAGCTAATGATATTAGGCCGGTCATGACAATTATCGGTGGCGCGCAAGCATGGCCAAGACCAGAAAAATCTCTTCCAGTCTTTGGTCAGTGA
- a CDS encoding thioesterase family protein, with the protein MKFSEIFTSMTRSGDTLTAPIHKDWSQGRSAFGGLVAGLAYHATREISGEKRALRSAMISFVGPTGDEVDIDVSLLRSGRTSSSYRTEIKNGANCATEVIFTFADHRTESILDYPAPVSPVQKTPLSDPTIETYHPPFPLFYSQFEVAPIHNMPFAKAETPDLYWWIRHNDEDARKSMTGLITLADALIPAYGTSMSEWTPMSSVNWMINMLGDNPTTEEGWWLVRTTADSAGGGFSSQNMAIWNTSGECVMLARQLVSIFA; encoded by the coding sequence ATGAAATTCTCTGAAATATTCACCTCTATGACGCGGTCAGGAGACACACTCACTGCCCCCATCCATAAGGACTGGTCTCAGGGAAGATCTGCATTTGGGGGCCTTGTCGCAGGGCTAGCCTATCATGCAACGCGTGAAATAAGCGGAGAAAAAAGAGCATTGCGCTCAGCGATGATTTCGTTTGTCGGCCCGACTGGCGACGAAGTTGATATTGATGTCTCTCTGCTTCGTAGCGGCCGCACATCATCATCCTACCGCACGGAAATAAAGAATGGTGCAAACTGTGCGACGGAAGTCATTTTCACCTTCGCCGACCATCGGACAGAATCAATTTTGGATTATCCAGCGCCCGTTAGTCCAGTTCAGAAAACACCTCTTAGCGACCCGACAATTGAGACCTATCACCCGCCATTTCCGTTGTTTTACAGTCAGTTCGAAGTCGCACCAATCCACAATATGCCATTTGCCAAAGCAGAAACGCCTGACCTGTATTGGTGGATACGGCACAATGATGAAGATGCTCGAAAAAGTATGACTGGGCTTATCACATTGGCAGATGCGCTTATTCCTGCCTACGGAACCTCCATGTCAGAATGGACACCAATGTCGAGTGTTAATTGGATGATCAATATGCTTGGTGACAACCCAACGACAGAAGAAGGTTGGTGGCTTGTACGCACAACCGCCGACAGCGCTGGCGGTGGATTCTCAAGCCAGAATATGGCTATCTGGAACACATCCGGTGAATGCGTGATGCTAGCACGTCAGCTCGTTTCGATATTTGCCTAA
- a CDS encoding HpcH/HpaI aldolase/citrate lyase family protein codes for MSKAKPPRSFFKPLAIGAPAPFRELPVNVERMIHFVPPHIEKVRAKSGDIAKKADVILANLEDAIPTDAKEAARAGALAMAKEFDFAATGTGFWARVNCLNSPWFLDDVTELVTKAGNQLDVIMLPKVEGPWDIHYADQLIAQLEAKANIKRPIMLHAILETAEGVQNVEEICLASPRMHGISLGPADLAASRAMKTTRVGGGHPFYKVIEDPHADGSARAAAQQDLWHYTVAKMVDACCTAGIKAFYGPFGDIADLDACEQQFKNAFLMGCAGAWSLHPNQIKIAKDVFSPAIDEVLFAKKILEAMPDGSGVHMIDGKMQDDATWKQAKVIVDLAKQIAAKDHDMASAYGF; via the coding sequence ATGTCTAAAGCAAAACCACCACGAAGCTTCTTCAAGCCTTTAGCTATTGGCGCACCCGCTCCTTTTCGTGAACTTCCCGTCAATGTGGAACGCATGATTCACTTTGTGCCGCCACATATCGAAAAAGTACGTGCAAAATCAGGCGACATCGCAAAAAAAGCAGATGTTATCCTCGCAAACCTTGAAGATGCCATTCCAACTGACGCCAAAGAAGCGGCACGTGCTGGTGCTTTGGCAATGGCAAAAGAGTTTGATTTTGCGGCAACAGGCACGGGGTTTTGGGCAAGAGTTAATTGCTTGAATTCACCTTGGTTTTTAGATGATGTCACAGAATTAGTCACAAAAGCAGGCAATCAATTAGATGTCATAATGCTGCCCAAAGTCGAGGGCCCATGGGACATACATTATGCTGACCAATTGATCGCTCAGCTGGAAGCCAAAGCAAATATCAAACGCCCAATCATGCTCCACGCGATTTTAGAAACGGCTGAAGGCGTTCAAAATGTCGAGGAAATATGCCTCGCCTCACCACGTATGCACGGAATTTCACTTGGCCCCGCCGATCTTGCCGCCTCTCGCGCAATGAAAACAACTCGGGTCGGCGGCGGCCATCCTTTTTACAAAGTCATAGAAGACCCGCATGCAGACGGCAGCGCCCGCGCAGCTGCCCAGCAGGATTTATGGCACTATACAGTCGCCAAAATGGTTGATGCTTGCTGCACTGCAGGAATTAAAGCTTTCTATGGCCCATTCGGAGATATTGCTGATCTAGATGCCTGCGAGCAACAGTTTAAAAATGCTTTCCTCATGGGATGTGCCGGCGCATGGAGCCTACACCCGAATCAAATCAAAATTGCAAAAGACGTGTTTTCTCCAGCAATTGATGAAGTCCTCTTCGCCAAAAAAATCCTCGAAGCCATGCCAGATGGTTCTGGTGTGCATATGATTGATGGCAAAATGCAGGATGACGCAACATGGAAGCAGGCCAAGGTTATCGTCGACCTTGCCAAGCAAATTGCAGCCAAAGACCATGACATGGCGTCAGCATACGGTTTTTAG
- a CDS encoding site-specific tyrosine recombinase XerD yields MSVRLDFRRVDAFLEMMSASRGASQNTLDAYRRDLSDASEFLADKGGLVGANSENLSAYMRDLDSRGMAKSTAARRLSSLKSFFKFELEEGEREDDPTSRLDGPQIIRNIPDVLSKEEVVALINAADGDEPSDIRDRCILELLYSAGLRASEACELPMSSLPRGKDTALIIRGKGDKDRLTPLGKPARDALEQWFSVREKFLPKNETRKIADKYVFPSRGKTGHFTRRRLAQILENLATKAAISPKRVTPHALRHAFATHLLSGGADLRAVQMLLGHADISTTQIYTHVMTDELQKLLEAAHPLSNPY; encoded by the coding sequence ATGTCCGTGCGTCTTGATTTTCGCCGCGTCGATGCTTTCCTTGAAATGATGAGCGCCTCGAGAGGTGCCTCACAAAACACGCTGGATGCCTATCGACGCGACCTTTCTGATGCGTCTGAATTCCTCGCAGATAAAGGCGGCTTGGTTGGAGCAAATAGTGAAAACCTGTCCGCTTATATGCGCGACTTGGACAGCCGAGGTATGGCAAAATCAACTGCTGCTCGTCGATTGTCTTCGCTAAAATCCTTCTTCAAATTTGAATTAGAAGAAGGCGAACGCGAAGATGATCCAACCTCACGATTAGACGGCCCGCAAATCATCCGCAACATTCCAGACGTTCTGTCAAAAGAAGAAGTTGTCGCTCTTATAAATGCCGCCGATGGCGATGAACCCTCAGATATTAGAGACCGCTGTATTCTGGAATTATTATATAGCGCAGGCCTTCGCGCGTCAGAAGCTTGTGAACTTCCAATGTCATCTCTTCCACGCGGAAAAGATACGGCGCTGATTATACGAGGTAAGGGAGATAAAGACCGTTTAACCCCGTTAGGCAAACCTGCTAGAGATGCCCTTGAGCAATGGTTTAGTGTACGTGAGAAATTTCTTCCCAAGAATGAAACCCGTAAAATCGCTGATAAATACGTATTTCCTTCACGCGGAAAAACTGGGCACTTCACACGCAGAAGACTAGCACAAATACTAGAGAACCTCGCCACTAAAGCCGCAATTTCTCCCAAAAGAGTCACACCTCACGCGCTAAGACATGCCTTCGCAACACACCTTTTATCAGGCGGCGCTGATCTGCGCGCAGTCCAAATGCTGCTAGGCCATGCCGATATATCAACAACGCAAATCTACACTCATGTCATGACAGATGAATTGCAAAAGCTCCTAGAAGCTGCGCATCCCCTTTCTAACCCATACTAA
- a CDS encoding shikimate kinase has product MTHGLSIENDQKAAKVQFNAQDPHKQTIVLVGIMGAGKSSVGRRLAQELKIPFFDSDDEVEKAASMTIPEIFSKHGEEEFRRVEARVIERLLEEPRMILATGGGAFMNEATREIMQKNAITVWLNADLETLWRRVSKKGGRPLLKKENPKQVLADLLTLRKPIYALADYEVASIDGPHKTTVDAVRSALNV; this is encoded by the coding sequence GTGACACACGGTTTATCGATTGAAAACGACCAAAAAGCGGCAAAGGTGCAGTTTAATGCACAAGATCCGCATAAACAGACAATTGTGCTTGTGGGTATCATGGGGGCAGGTAAGTCTTCTGTGGGCCGGCGATTGGCGCAAGAATTGAAGATTCCATTTTTTGATAGTGATGACGAAGTGGAAAAAGCAGCGTCTATGACCATCCCGGAAATTTTTTCAAAACACGGTGAAGAAGAGTTTAGACGCGTCGAAGCGCGCGTGATTGAGCGCCTGCTTGAAGAACCTAGAATGATTCTGGCGACAGGCGGCGGCGCGTTCATGAATGAAGCGACGCGAGAAATCATGCAGAAAAATGCTATTACGGTTTGGCTGAATGCTGATCTTGAAACCTTGTGGCGGCGTGTCAGTAAAAAGGGCGGCCGGCCTTTATTAAAGAAGGAAAATCCAAAACAAGTATTGGCTGACCTTCTAACTTTAAGAAAACCGATATACGCATTGGCCGATTATGAAGTTGCGTCCATAGATGGCCCACATAAAACGACGGTCGATGCCGTGCGTTCGGCGTTGAATGTTTGA
- the aroB gene encoding 3-dehydroquinate synthase produces MTNKSAMQVTVALGERSYDIHIASGLLSRAGELTKPILKQPRVYIVTDENVAKIHLETLKAGLAKEGISAFVEVLPPGESTKCYANLESTIDALMAQGADRNDVVIALGGGVIGDLTGLVAGLLKRGMRFVQVPTTLLAQVDSSVGGKTAINSKMGKNLIGLFNQPEMVIADQDVLQTLPVRELRAGLAEVIKYGLIDDVEFFEFIEQNAEKLNAADPEILSEAVRVSCEAKARIVSEDETERGKRALLNLGHTFAHALERANGFGPALLHGEAVGTGMAMAFRYSQALGLCSGQEAVRAEKAIFALGLETDVRKLSGGPYEGDALLEHMMHDKKTEQGNLTLILAKGIGQSYIEKQVDADSLRAFLKIETAD; encoded by the coding sequence ATGACTAATAAATCTGCCATGCAAGTTACCGTCGCTTTGGGCGAACGTAGCTATGATATTCACATAGCGAGCGGGTTATTGTCGCGTGCGGGTGAGTTGACCAAACCAATTTTGAAGCAGCCTCGCGTTTACATTGTGACAGATGAAAATGTTGCGAAAATTCACTTAGAAACGCTTAAAGCTGGGCTGGCCAAAGAAGGCATTTCTGCTTTTGTGGAAGTCTTGCCGCCCGGGGAATCGACGAAATGTTATGCTAATCTTGAAAGCACGATTGATGCATTAATGGCGCAGGGCGCAGATCGCAATGATGTTGTCATTGCGCTTGGTGGCGGCGTCATCGGTGATCTGACGGGCTTAGTTGCGGGGCTTTTGAAACGCGGAATGCGTTTTGTACAAGTGCCGACAACATTATTGGCGCAGGTAGATTCGTCAGTGGGCGGCAAAACAGCGATCAACTCAAAAATGGGTAAAAATCTGATTGGGTTGTTTAATCAGCCTGAAATGGTGATTGCTGATCAGGATGTTTTGCAGACATTGCCTGTGCGTGAATTGCGCGCTGGTCTTGCGGAAGTCATCAAGTATGGTTTGATTGATGATGTTGAATTCTTTGAGTTTATCGAGCAAAATGCTGAGAAGTTGAATGCCGCTGACCCAGAAATATTATCCGAAGCTGTGCGTGTGTCATGTGAAGCTAAAGCGCGGATTGTGTCTGAAGATGAAACAGAGCGTGGAAAACGGGCCTTGCTCAATTTAGGTCATACATTTGCTCATGCTTTAGAGCGTGCCAATGGTTTTGGTCCTGCTTTGTTGCACGGGGAAGCTGTTGGAACGGGGATGGCAATGGCATTTCGCTATTCCCAAGCTTTAGGATTATGCTCTGGACAAGAAGCTGTTCGGGCTGAAAAGGCTATATTTGCGCTAGGCCTTGAAACAGATGTACGTAAATTATCAGGTGGTCCTTACGAAGGCGATGCTTTGTTGGAACATATGATGCATGACAAGAAAACTGAGCAGGGAAATCTGACCCTTATTCTCGCCAAGGGAATTGGGCAGTCCTATATTGAGAAACAAGTAGATGCCGATAGTTTACGGGCATTTTTGAAAATTGAAACGGCGGACTAG